Proteins co-encoded in one Pseudomonas fluorescens genomic window:
- a CDS encoding MlaC/ttg2D family ABC transporter substrate-binding protein, whose product MISTLRRGLLVLLATLPLLANAAPGQSAHDLVQDTTNRMLADLSANKEKYKQDPQDFYTALNNIVGPVVDAEGISKSIMTVKYSRKATPAQMQTFQENFKRGLFQFYGNALLEYNNQGITVDAPKDESGDRTSVGMTVKGNNGAIYPVQYTLEKINGEWKLRNVIINGINIGKLFRDQFADAMQRNGNDLDKTINGWAGEVAKAKQTAEKQEKPAQ is encoded by the coding sequence ATGATCTCTACCTTGCGACGTGGCCTGTTGGTGTTGCTCGCGACACTGCCATTGCTGGCGAACGCTGCGCCCGGGCAGTCGGCGCACGATCTGGTTCAGGACACTACCAACCGGATGCTCGCCGATCTGTCGGCCAATAAAGAGAAGTACAAGCAGGATCCGCAGGATTTCTACACCGCGCTGAACAACATCGTGGGTCCGGTGGTGGATGCCGAAGGCATTTCCAAAAGCATCATGACGGTCAAGTATTCGCGCAAGGCCACGCCGGCGCAGATGCAGACCTTCCAGGAAAACTTCAAGCGTGGCCTGTTCCAGTTCTATGGCAACGCCTTGCTGGAATACAACAACCAGGGCATCACCGTCGATGCGCCGAAGGATGAGTCGGGCGATCGCACCAGCGTCGGCATGACCGTCAAGGGCAACAACGGCGCGATCTATCCGGTTCAGTACACGCTGGAGAAGATCAACGGCGAGTGGAAGCTGCGTAACGTGATCATCAACGGCATCAACATCGGCAAGCTGTTCCGTGACCAGTTCGCCGACGCGATGCAGCGCAACGGCAACGACCTGGACAAGACCATCAACGGCTGGGCCGGCGAAGTGGCCAAGGCCAAGCAGACCGCCGAGAAACAAGAGAAGCCAGCCCAATGA